The following is a genomic window from Scleropages formosus chromosome 11, fSclFor1.1, whole genome shotgun sequence.
TTACGCTGGTTTACCATGCTGTGGGAAGAACCTTAACTGGGTTTTACGACTGCACAATGCTATAACGTGGCACCCAAGTGCGAAATTCCACAGTGGAAGTAGAAAGCAGTACCTGGGTCTCACGTCAAGGTTCAGCACCAGGGTCAGTGGTGGGAACAGTGGCTGCTGTGAGTTCCCACCTCACAAAGCCTCATAGCAAAGGCAAAAGCAACATGTCACGGGGGGCGCTACACAGTCTGACCCCTGATACGCACCAGAGGTGGGGCATTTCTTCTAAGGCTCCACCGAAAGGATGGGGTGTGATGTACGTTagagctcctccagcagcttAACTCCCAGGTGATATGGTGACCCCGCAGTGGAGGCCCCCTCTAACGCTGTTCTTTGTGCCGTGTTGCCCGCAGGAAGTCAAAGGCAAAGCCCAATGGGAAGAAAGCACCAGCAGAGGAGCGCAAGCAGTACCTGGAGTCCGAGTACACCAAGGTGCGCGTGGTGGACCTGGACCTGAAGGAGCTGGTGGTGCTGCCCCGCGAGATCGATCTCAACGAATGGCTGGCCAGCAACAGTGCGTCCTCTGTCTCTTGggggcgggtgtgtgtgtgtgtgtgtgtgtgtgtgtgtgtgtgtgagcagtgtTATGCAGTGAAATTGGGGTCTGTTGCTCATAAAACTAGTAAATAACAAAGTGAAACTATCACTGTTAATTTGTACATATGAACTAGGTTACACTTCCCCATTAATActtaatataaatatagtacTTTAAACAGTGATCTTATTTCTGCAGAAGGGTTCgtactgttgtgtgtgtgaacggGTGTTTAGCTGCAGAATAAATGTGGTAGGGCGATGACGTGTGAGCTTTGAGAGTGCCCATTTCTCTGGAGCTTCCCTCACACTGAGCTTCTCTCTCCACAGCTACCACCTTCTTCAACCTCATTAACCTGCAGTACAGCACCATCTCAGAGTTCTGCACTGGGGACTCGTGTCAGGCGATGACAGCATGCAGCACGTGAGTGCGGCGCTGCCTCCTCGCTGCCAATCTCCTGTTCTTCTGGATCTCGCACATCCAGCTGCAGATAATGCCCCCCCTCATACAAATACCCTGTACATGGACGTAGAGAAAAACCAGAAGAGCAGCCTGCAAGTGGTGTGTAAACAGGTCACACCTGATGGTGACTTCACATGTCTGACCACAGTGtcgatgtgtgtgtgcagagaaatgtgaaaatagaaCTGAGAAACTTCTGGAACACGTTCTAGCTGCCCTTCCCAGAGTCGGAACTGAAAATAGCATTTGTTTGTCACCTTTGTAAATATCTCCTAGACTGCAGTTTGGGCTCAGTAAGCCTGTTGATTTTTGAGCAAGGgcattatatacacacacacaccaacacatgtttacttcctgttttcctgGAATGCCACTGTGAATGGACTCCTCCGTCTGGGAGTGAGACGGACTCCCTGTGTCCAGGGTGTTTGGTGTTCCTCCTTAACAAACCACCCATTACTGCTCCATTTTAAAGGTTCTCTTCCATCGCACACTGGGCAGTTTAAGCTTCACTCCCTCTGCAGTGCCCCAGCAGAGAACATGGACTCAGGCATCTCCATTCTCTCCCCCTTCTGCAGGATATACTTCTGGTATGATGAAAAGGGCAAGAAAACAAAGTGCACAGCGCCACAGTACGTTGATTTCGTCATGAGTCTGGTGCAGAAACTGGTCACAGACGAGGACATCTTTCCCACGAAATACGGTAATTTCATTGTCGTTGTGCCCCCTTCTGGTCAGCACTGAGAACTGCACTGTGCTCTTTCTTCTGATTGCTTCAGTTCATAATGTGGCTGATGCTGTTCTTCAAGGCAACTTCAAAGTCTTTGTGTTGTACACTTACTGTGTAGTACATCAAGGTACCTACAaggatttactcatttatacactcCAAATGGAGCTGTGTCAGTTCAGGCTCAGTGATATTGCAgtaggtggtgggatttgaacctgtgtcttGAGTACTAGTtgggagctctaaccactatgccacctgctggtccttaGCTGTGCATTTTCCTAGGTGTGACTTGACATTTTGCCCTTTTGAAGGGCTCCGTGTTTTTGGAGCAGTTCAAGTTAGCGACCTTTTCTCAAAGGTAAAACAGAAGGTACCTTTCCCGTACTCCAGTCCTCAGACTGAAGCCGAGGCAGTTTTTCTAGCTGCTAATCAACTGGCAGCACTGAGCTAATTTTCCCCAGTTAAGTAGATAATTTGACACTTTAATTTTCCAACCATTTTAGTTTTTGTCTGTAATTGATCAATGACAACAAGCCACTCCCAAGGTCCTGTGAAGCCTTATACACATTTTCCCCCCTGCATTACTGTCGAAGTATGTCTAACATGAGTGGACACATGGCTTCTGTTAACGCTCTTCCAATGCTTCTCTCACCTCCAACGCAGGCAAGGAATTCCCCAATGCCTTTGATTCGGTGGTGAAGAAGATCTGCAGGTACCTGTTCCACGTGCTCGCTCACATCTACTGGGTGCACTTTAAGGAGACACTTGCTCTGGAGCTGCATGGCCACTTGAACACTCTCTACGCACATTTCATCGTCTTCGTGAGGGAGTTCAGCCTGGTGGACCCCAAAGAGACCTCCATCATGGATGACCTGTCTGAAGTCCTCTGCACACCTTTGCCTGCTGCACAGAACCACGTGACTGAGAGATGAGCCGCTGCAGCGCAACTGCCGCAATACCGGAGGATTTCAGGAAGGAGGGGGTGGAGCCAGCTACAAAGCGGGTGGGACTTAAACCTTCCACACCCATAATATTGCTACCCTGCGGACCCTGCTTTTCTGGGGTCTGTCGCACCAGCTGGAATTGGTGTGAGCGACTCCCCGGGGCAATTCCCGCCTGCCCGCCCACCCGCCTGTCCGGTCCTTTGAACCGGAACAAtcaatgtctttatttttctattttatttaatcttaattattacattgttgctgttgtttgaGTGTCGCACTTTTCCTCTCCTTGTGCTCTTAGGAGTGTGGCGGcaccacctctgccagaggattCCCGCGTAATATTGTACAAACAGGTTGTGTCGGGGGTGGTTATTTGAGGTGCGGCGCCTCCTGGGAGGGCGGGCAAATGGTCGGCTACTGTCCCAAAAACGCGGCGCATTTCCCCTCTTTCGCTTTGTGCTCGAGCAGAGCTGAGATCCCTCGAGCACTTTTGAGAGCTGCTCCGCTCGCAAGTCGCAGCAGCGATGCCCTTTACTGCGGTAGGCCGCGGAGAGAAATGCAGACACACTGTTTTCATGTTAACGTTGTCACACTTGTAATACTGTAGTCAAGTAACCTGGTTGCCCCTCCTTAACCGAGTGGCCTGTAAATATGCTTTGGAGGAGGGCAGGAGAGCTGTACCCCATGGGGAGGCTGGAGGATGAAGGCGAAGGTCAGTTCTCGCTCCTGTTGCTGGTGACCTGCTGTGGTGGCGATTTGTTTTCTAGCTGCTAGTCAACTGGCAGCACTGAGCTCATTTTCCCCAGTTAAGTAGGTAATTTGATGCTTTAATTTTCCAACCCTTTTAGCTTTTcttgagcaaaaacaaaaactcctaGTGATATGTggaatatgtatataaatatacacacttCCTTTTCCTCCTGAAATTTGTAATTTACTGTTCATTAGTTTATTCAGTGATTTGCTAAGTTATCTTACCATCAAGTGCAAAATTACTTATTCAGCGCTGAATTATGTTCTTTTCACAATCTCTTAAATTGGCTTTCAAAGGGCACCCTCTaattgtcacatttttaaacatttgttagtTTTGATGTTAATTGAGCTGATGGCTCAGCTAGGGCTCATTTGTGTACATGGTAGGTGACCAGGACCAGGAGGGTGAAAGTCAGTCCCCTCcaaatagtgtgtgtgagtgtgtgagtgagagagagagatgcactggggtggtggtggcggcggcagTGAATGACAGCTGCTTCTGCTGAACTGAGCAGTACTTTGAGAAGACAAAGACATTGGCTGTGTCTGCTTTACATTCCCATCCCACCCACTCCACTGTTCTGTACAGCAGGTTATAATGTGGCCTGTcgtccccccccttcccccggGGGTCTGTAAGCGGAACAGACGATATTCAAAATGATCATGCCACTCCTGAAGCCATCACCTTTTGTTATGTCATCCCCACAACGTGGACCCCAAGGTGTTGAGTGCTGATGCGCTGGAGAGTGAGTGGCAGTGAGGGAGTGTGTTTGTCCCAGACCTCACCGTGTCCCTGTGACTGTGTCACGCATGTCGGAACCGGGGTGGCAGAGCCTCTCTGTCAAGGAGGGgcgttttttatttatttttaaaaactgattattcttattttttgttgtttgcagGGTTCCTCAGTTCTGGCttttcattttatgcattttaattatctAAGTTAAGAGCGTTTAATATTTTAAGCTCTGCAAATTATAGCctaataaagtttaaaaagcaatttGTGGTTTGACTTGTATTTATTGAGGTGTCTTTTGAATTAGGTGTCTCTTCTCTTGAAAAGGGCGAAGTGCATTTCCATCTGGAGCGCACATATCAGAGGTTACCAGTCTTCACTTGTATTCTGGCTGTTGCATAACTGTTTCCAccacaaattaaaatgtgatttgcTAGCAATGCCAGGTACATGTCTGCACAATGCTCCTCTGAGCCATCGTACAAAATATTGGCGCAGTACTACCTACATCTGTTCTGCTGGAACAGAAAGGCTTATACACAACACAGGAGCTTTTGTACTTCACtattggagggggggggattATGAATGATACTTTCTtatatttaaagcaaaattgATTGAAGTCTTGTTTGTTGGACACAAGTGGTGAATAAAATTAACAGGTTATTTTAAAGGAAGCAGAATTTAAGATGCTATGGAATCACAAGTAAAGTTTTGTTAATAAATGCCGTTGCCTGTAAATGTGCTACAGCTCTCAATAATGCTATGGAAGCATAGGGTGAGAATCTGAGTACACCCTGGGCATGAAggcagtctgtcacagggcaaaCACACGCTCTTATATGTATACAATGGACAGTttagtcaccagctcaccttaagcatgtgggaggaaaccagagcacctggagaaaacatgaacatggggaaaacgtgcaaatgtcacacagactgagctggactcaaagcTGCTTTCCAAGAGATGTGAAGCAACTATGTACTGTGCCAAGCCAGGGATACCTGTTGTAGAATATCCATTCTGTGCAAACAGATGTTTTATAATACAAATCCATAACTGTGTCTAATGCAGCCAGAACCCAGGTACATTATTCCACCTGCACCGGTTCTAGTAATGTAAATATCTGGAATCCATCAGGGGCTCTCAACGGTGTACTCAGAAACTGCACATCTGACCTGTAGTATCTTCTCAAAGTTCTGTCCAGGCTAGaaatttaccctgttttacatcctctctctgcattttttttttttttttccccccctcttctgCTTTGGCTTCTTTTGGCCCTCCCTATTTCCCCTAGGGGGCACCACTGCCCATAGCAATTGAAAGGCTATCCATATAACCCGtactgtgcgtgcgtgcgtgtgtgtgtggaccaaGGAGGAAGTATTTGCTTGTGCTGGTTCAGCTGTTGGGAATGATGGGGGGAGTTGAATCCCACCATAATGTGAAGTGTAAAAGCAATGTACACACTGTCTGGGCACTGCCTGAGAAAGAGGGATTAGTTGTAATACAATCTGAAGTTTCAACTCGTCGGCGAAACACAGCTAtagcattaaaaatatacatccattattaataaccacttgtccagtgcagggttgcccTTGTCCAAGGTCTGCCCCGAAGtatagggcgtgaggcaggcTACATCCTGGATGGAGCACCGCTCAGTTTAAGGAATAACCTGCCAAATCATCACCTTGCTTTTAGGAGCAGTAGGTAAGAAAGTATCCTAGTCAGAGGGCTGAAGCACGGGTACGAGCCGGTAGGTAGTTGTGCCGTGGCTCCTCCCCAATGGCGTGAAGGTGGGAGGTATCCCAACTGGCGCTGGACCGACACTCCTCACTGACCTGCTGGGCTCCAAAGTACTAATGGTCTCAGTCGTCAAACACCGCATCAGACCCATAGCCCAACTAGACTGATACCATGTAAGAAGTGGGGacaaatattattcatattaaccattatttacctCATGTCTATTTCCAAggcatcttacagtgttagattaTCAATTTTACgattatttc
Proteins encoded in this region:
- the LOC108934666 gene encoding MOB kinase activator 2-like isoform X3; the encoded protein is MDWLMGKSKAKPNGKKAPAEERKQYLESEYTKVRVVDLDLKELVVLPREIDLNEWLASNTTTFFNLINLQYSTISEFCTGDSCQAMTACSTIYFWYDEKGKKTKCTAPQYVDFVMSLVQKLVTDEDIFPTKYGKEFPNAFDSVVKKICRYLFHVLAHIYWVHFKETLALELHGHLNTLYAHFIVFVREFSLVDPKETSIMDDLSEVLCTPLPAAQNHVTER
- the LOC108934666 gene encoding MOB kinase activator 2-like isoform X2; the protein is MRFRRNGSYTLHRKSKAKPNGKKAPAEERKQYLESEYTKVRVVDLDLKELVVLPREIDLNEWLASNTTTFFNLINLQYSTISEFCTGDSCQAMTACSTIYFWYDEKGKKTKCTAPQYVDFVMSLVQKLVTDEDIFPTKYGKEFPNAFDSVVKKICRYLFHVLAHIYWVHFKETLALELHGHLNTLYAHFIVFVREFSLVDPKETSIMDDLSEVLCTPLPAAQNHVTER
- the LOC108934666 gene encoding MOB kinase activator 2-like isoform X1, which produces MVGDQCVLSGDSSALLAQRSPKGALSCKMVLQAVGKVLRKSKAKPNGKKAPAEERKQYLESEYTKVRVVDLDLKELVVLPREIDLNEWLASNTTTFFNLINLQYSTISEFCTGDSCQAMTACSTIYFWYDEKGKKTKCTAPQYVDFVMSLVQKLVTDEDIFPTKYGKEFPNAFDSVVKKICRYLFHVLAHIYWVHFKETLALELHGHLNTLYAHFIVFVREFSLVDPKETSIMDDLSEVLCTPLPAAQNHVTER